From Rhodovibrio salinarum DSM 9154:
GGTCCATCCAGGCCCCGTTCACCAGCAGGAACTGCATCGAGTACTGGATATTGGCCATCGTCAGGTACTTCTGCACTTCCTGCAGGCTGCCGATGATGATGTACATTGGCGGGTTCATCTGCCCGTCGGCGACGCCGGTCTTAAGCGCCGTGTAGACCTCGGTCCAGGGAATGGGCGCACCGGACGCGCCGAATGCCTGGTAGAGCGCCACCTGGCTCTGATCCATGGCGCGGAACTTCAGGCCTTCGAAGTCCTCCGGGGAATGGATCGGACGCTCGGAGTTGGTGAACGCGAGGAACCCGCCTTCCTCCACGGCTTCCAGCAGCTCGGCACCGGTGCGCTCGCGGAAGGCTTCCGTTGCCTGCTCCCAGTAGGCGCTGTCCTCGTAAAAGTGGTGCGCCGCTTCGAACGACTTGAACATGAACGGGGCGTTGCCGGCGAAGATTTCCGGGAAGACGGATTGCATGCCGGCGAGCGAGGCGACGTTGATCACGGGCCCGCTCATCACCTGCTCCATACGGGCGGATTCCTTGCCGAGCTGGCTGTTAGGGTATAGCTCGACCTCGATCGCGCCCCCGGTGCGCAGCTTGACGAGTTCCTTGAAATTGCTCGCGAAGCGGTGCACCGCGTTCTTGGTTGTTTCGGGCGGGCCGTTATAGGACATCTTGATCGTCATCGTGTCCTGCGCCGCCGCGGCGTTGCCGCCGATCGCTCCGATCGCCACGAGCGCGGCCGTGAGCCCGGCCACGACATGCCGGCGTTTCAGCACCCTTGTCATTCGAAGCCTCCCTGGTTGGTGTCAGGGCTTGAAACGAGCCGAAAGCCGATGAGGGTGTCAACTCTTCTTGTGTTTGTTTCGATAAAGAAATGCATGGTCGTCAGTCGTGAACAGAGTGGGTGTTACCAACACTTTGGTTTGGGCTGGGACTCGGACCATTCGAGTGTCGGTTGTGTCGGAAAAGACTGGCAGTCTGCAGTAACCTCGCATGGGGATAGGGGTTTAAATAGATCGGTGATTTTGATCCACGCGTAACACGACCCCCCGGTTTTGGCGGATGACGACCTGCACCGATCTGAATGCCTGATAGACACGCATCACGGTTACGCTGCGGCAGTTGACGCAACTGCACTGCATTCGCACTATCGCCGGGCGGGCGAGGAGGCGTGATGATCTCAGGTTGGTGTCGTGGGTTGGTCCGGCTGGCATGCGCGTGCGGCCTCGTCGGTAGTTTGGGCGCGAGCCCGCACCTAGCTTCAGCGGGGGCGGACACCACGATCTACAAAACGCAGCAACACGACGTGCGGCTAGTTACGGTCGCCGACGGGCTCAACGCGCCTTGGAGTCTGTGCTTCCTGCCGGACGGGCGCATGCTGGTCAGCGAGCAGGTCGGCCGCCTACGCCTCGTTCAGCCGGACGGCACGTTGGGGGCGCCGATCGGCGGCTTGCCGGATCTGTACGTGTTCAACCAGGGCGGGCTGCTCGACGTTGCCGTGGCCCCGGATTTCGCGCAGACGCAGCGGATCTATTTCACCTTCAGCGAGCCGGGAGAAAGCTTCGTCGGGACCGCTGTGGCGCGAGCCCGTCTGGACCTGCAGGCGCGTCGCCTGCGCGACGTGGAGGTGATCTTTCGCCAGCGGCCCAAGCTGCCGGGTAACCGTCACTTCGGCGCGCGCATCGTGTTCGGGCCGCAAGGCAACATCTTCGCGACGCTGGGCGATCGGGGCGAGCGTGGCCGGGTGCAGGACCTGTCCAACACCCTGGGGAGCGTGGTGCGGGTACGTCCAGACGGCCAGATACCAGCCGATAACCCCTTCGTCGACCAGGTCGGCCGGGTGCCGGCTCTTTGGAGCTATGGCCATCGCAACCCACAGGGGGCCGCCATCCATCCGCGCACCGGCGACCTTTGGATCGTCGAACACGGGCCCACCGGTGGGGACGAACTCAACCTCGTGAAGCCGGGGCACAACTATGGCTGGCCGACCGTCACGCATGGCGTCGACCGGGACGGCAGTCCGATCGGGGTGGGGAAGCACGCGCCTGGCATGACGCCGCCGATCCACACCTGGACGCCGTCGATCGCGCCCTCCGGCCTGAGCTTCTACACCGGCGATGCCTTTCCGAAGTGGCGCGGCGATCTGCTGGTGGGCGCGCTGGCGGGGCGGACCTTGATCCGTCTGCAGATGGAAGGGGCGCATGTCCGCGCCGAGGAACGCCTGCTGGACGGCCTCGACGAACGTATCCGCGACGTCGTCCAAGGGCCGCGTGGGCGCGTCTACCTCCTGACCGATATGCCGGAGGCCAAGCTGTATCGGCTGGAACCAGTGGGTCGTTGAGCCCTGAGGCGCTCTTGCCCTAACGCCCCATTCGCAGGCTCGGGTGTCGGTTCACGTCCTTGTACAGCAGGTAACGGAACGGTTCCGGTCCACCGGCGTAGCAGGCCTGCGGGCAGAAGGCGCGTAGCCACATGAAATCGCCGGCTTCGACCTCCACCCACTGGTCGTTAAGGCGGTAGACACCCTTGCCCTGCAGGACGTAAAGGCCGTGTTCCATCACATGGGTTTCCATGAACGGGATCACGCCGCCCGGCTGCAAGGTCACGACGGTGAGATGCATGTCGTGGCGCAGGTCATCGGGATCGATGAAGCGGGTGGTTGCCCAGACGCCGTCGGTTTCCGGCATGGGGGTTGGGGCGATGTCCTGTTCGTTGGCGATTACCGGGTCCGGGACATCCAGGCCGTCGACGAAATCGTAGGCCTTGCGGATCCAGTGGAACCGCACCGGCGCTGGACTTGAATTGTGCACGTGCCAGCCGCTATCGGGGGGAAGGTAGGCAAATCCCCCGGGGCTCAGACTGTGGCGCTGCTGGCCGATCGTCAGGTCGAGTGTGCCTTCCAGCACGAACAGCGCGCCCTCGGCGCCGGCGTCGGGCTCTGGAGTCTCGCTCCCGCCGCCGGGGCTGACCTCCATGAGGTATTGCGCGAATGTTTCGGCAAAGCCGGACAAGGGCCGTGCCAGGATCCAGGCGCGCGTGTGGTTCCAGAAGGGCAAGCGGCTGGTGACGATATCGCGCAGCACGCCCCGGGGAATCACGGCAAAGGCATCGGTGAAGATCGCTCGGTCGTGCAGCCGTTCGTGTTGGGATGGCAGGCCACCGTGCGGGGCGTAGTAGGTTGGAGCGGTCATAACCGAGGTCCCTTGGTCCTTCCGGATTTGAGGTTAGAGGCGGAACCGGCGCATCCGGGCCAAAGCGTCCCAGACACGCCGGTTCCAGGCGGTTTAGGCGCTTTCGCCGATGGCGTGCTTCATTTTGCGCATCGTCACGTAATAGAAGCCGGCGCCCAGCAGCGCGCCGATCACCCAGGCGTAACCGGACAGCGCATCCAGCGCCGGCACCCAGACCGAGGCGATCGAGAAGGCCGCGGCCGGCAACCACGCGATCAGCGCCCGGGTGTTCCAGCCGTCGACATACCAGTAGGTGCCGTTCTCGCTGGCCGAGAAGAGTTCCTGGATATCGAGCTTGCCGCGCTTAATCAGGTAATAGTCCAGCACCATGATGCCGTACACCGGGGCCAGGATCGCGCCCAGCGTGTTGACGAAGCCGGTGATGCCCATCTGACTGATCAGCGACACCCATAGCCCGCCGATGAAGAAGGCAGCGATGGCGGTGATCAGGCCGCCGATGCGGAAGTTGATCTTCTCCGGCCACAGATTTGCCAGGTCGAAGGCTGGCGGGATGAAGTTGGCCACGAGGTTGATGCCGACCGTGGCGGTGAAGAAGATCACGGCGGCCACGATGGTCAGGGCCAGATTGTCCACCCGTTCCACGATATCGGTCGGGTTGGTCAGGTGCTCGCCAAACAGGGCGACCGTGCCGGCCGTGATCACCAGGGCCAGGAACGAGAAGATCACCATGTTGACCGGCAAGCCCAGCAGGTTGCCGATCTTCATCTCGCGTTCGCTACGCACAAAG
This genomic window contains:
- a CDS encoding TRAP transporter substrate-binding protein, translated to MTRVLKRRHVVAGLTAALVAIGAIGGNAAAAQDTMTIKMSYNGPPETTKNAVHRFASNFKELVKLRTGGAIEVELYPNSQLGKESARMEQVMSGPVINVASLAGMQSVFPEIFAGNAPFMFKSFEAAHHFYEDSAYWEQATEAFRERTGAELLEAVEEGGFLAFTNSERPIHSPEDFEGLKFRAMDQSQVALYQAFGASGAPIPWTEVYTALKTGVADGQMNPPMYIIIGSLQEVQKYLTMANIQYSMQFLLVNGAWMDQLPDAQREAIRTAAHEANVINRIWVEAKVQERVDFLKENGMEVYHPNEEEMQAFREQGQPAYNKWLAEKIDQKWIDLAKESATKANEMASDGS
- a CDS encoding PQQ-dependent sugar dehydrogenase produces the protein MRLVTVADGLNAPWSLCFLPDGRMLVSEQVGRLRLVQPDGTLGAPIGGLPDLYVFNQGGLLDVAVAPDFAQTQRIYFTFSEPGESFVGTAVARARLDLQARRLRDVEVIFRQRPKLPGNRHFGARIVFGPQGNIFATLGDRGERGRVQDLSNTLGSVVRVRPDGQIPADNPFVDQVGRVPALWSYGHRNPQGAAIHPRTGDLWIVEHGPTGGDELNLVKPGHNYGWPTVTHGVDRDGSPIGVGKHAPGMTPPIHTWTPSIAPSGLSFYTGDAFPKWRGDLLVGALAGRTLIRLQMEGAHVRAEERLLDGLDERIRDVVQGPRGRVYLLTDMPEAKLYRLEPVGR
- a CDS encoding bifunctional allantoicase/(S)-ureidoglycine aminohydrolase, translating into MTAPTYYAPHGGLPSQHERLHDRAIFTDAFAVIPRGVLRDIVTSRLPFWNHTRAWILARPLSGFAETFAQYLMEVSPGGGSETPEPDAGAEGALFVLEGTLDLTIGQQRHSLSPGGFAYLPPDSGWHVHNSSPAPVRFHWIRKAYDFVDGLDVPDPVIANEQDIAPTPMPETDGVWATTRFIDPDDLRHDMHLTVVTLQPGGVIPFMETHVMEHGLYVLQGKGVYRLNDQWVEVEAGDFMWLRAFCPQACYAGGPEPFRYLLYKDVNRHPSLRMGR
- a CDS encoding NCS1 family nucleobase:cation symporter-1, with product MSNRSWGWFEIFNVWANDIQSLFGYTLAASLFLTYGLNGWLVFAAIILSGFIVMVLVNLSGQPSVRYGIPYPVFARTSMGVRGANFPAMVRGIVAIFWYGAQTYFASTAVDLLITGVTGIEGGASFLGMTLIGWISFALVWLFQLYLFWNGIEWIRRFLNWAGPFVYLVMIILAIVIVLRAGSGLFTELGDIFAAQQEPEGGTLGAFLAVTGTMVAYFAAVVINFGDFSRFVRSEREMKIGNLLGLPVNMVIFSFLALVITAGTVALFGEHLTNPTDIVERVDNLALTIVAAVIFFTATVGINLVANFIPPAFDLANLWPEKINFRIGGLITAIAAFFIGGLWVSLISQMGITGFVNTLGAILAPVYGIMVLDYYLIKRGKLDIQELFSASENGTYWYVDGWNTRALIAWLPAAAFSIASVWVPALDALSGYAWVIGALLGAGFYYVTMRKMKHAIGESA